One window of the Agrobacterium larrymoorei genome contains the following:
- a CDS encoding amidohydrolase family protein, with the protein MTTTTIFTNAKLADGSLRDIHVDNGRITAIEAAGSPTSLGAASASSIDLSGDLVLPGFVEGHIHLDTSFYGGKWVSHRPCTNGFDVHERVAFQAENMAKAEPMAERARNQLDLCISKGTTQMRSHVMVDGSVGLKSLETILAVREEYRDMIDIQLVAFPQSGILKSPGTPELLDAAIGLGADLVGGLDPASFDRDVNGHLDVVFGVAEKHGVDIDIHLHDAGSMGAFTIEEICDRTIALGMQGHVAVSHAYGLGDLAPDAAKKIAARIARSGVSIMTNAPGNHNFPPVALLRREGVTVFSGSDNIRDSWWPYGDGDMLHRAEIIGYRSGFYTDDELSAAFEIVTAAGAKALRLDGYGIEIGAKADFVSLAAEHVPEAVIAFPTRHKVFKNGRLVAENGRVKR; encoded by the coding sequence AGACAATGGCCGGATCACAGCCATTGAAGCAGCAGGCAGTCCCACTTCGCTGGGCGCGGCGTCCGCCTCATCGATCGACCTTTCCGGCGATCTTGTGCTGCCGGGCTTCGTAGAAGGACATATCCATCTCGATACCAGCTTTTATGGCGGGAAGTGGGTGTCGCATCGCCCCTGCACCAATGGCTTTGATGTTCATGAACGTGTCGCCTTCCAGGCTGAGAACATGGCGAAGGCCGAGCCGATGGCGGAGCGCGCGCGCAATCAGCTCGATCTTTGCATTTCCAAAGGCACGACCCAGATGCGTAGCCACGTGATGGTCGATGGTTCGGTCGGGCTGAAGTCTTTGGAAACCATCCTCGCTGTGCGCGAGGAATATCGGGATATGATCGATATCCAACTCGTCGCCTTTCCTCAAAGCGGCATCCTGAAAAGCCCGGGAACGCCAGAGCTTCTCGATGCCGCCATCGGTCTTGGCGCAGATCTTGTAGGCGGGCTCGACCCCGCAAGCTTCGACCGCGACGTCAACGGCCATCTCGACGTGGTCTTCGGCGTTGCGGAAAAGCATGGCGTCGATATCGATATCCATCTGCATGACGCAGGCTCGATGGGCGCTTTTACCATCGAGGAAATTTGCGACCGCACCATTGCACTCGGAATGCAAGGGCATGTCGCCGTCAGTCATGCCTATGGTCTGGGCGACCTTGCACCAGATGCGGCGAAAAAGATTGCAGCCCGGATCGCGCGAAGCGGAGTCTCGATCATGACCAATGCCCCCGGCAACCACAATTTCCCACCGGTCGCTCTGCTGCGCCGCGAAGGCGTGACGGTTTTCAGCGGCAGTGACAATATCCGCGATTCCTGGTGGCCCTATGGTGATGGCGACATGCTCCACCGTGCAGAAATCATCGGCTACAGATCTGGCTTCTACACCGACGACGAGCTCTCTGCTGCCTTCGAGATCGTGACGGCTGCTGGTGCAAAAGCCTTGCGGCTAGACGGATATGGGATTGAAATCGGTGCGAAAGCTGATTTCGTCTCCCTGGCAGCGGAGCATGTGCCGGAGGCCGTAATTGCCTTTCCGACGCGACACAA